A region from the Corynebacterium halotolerans YIM 70093 = DSM 44683 genome encodes:
- a CDS encoding DUF5926 family protein, whose protein sequence is MAKKNKKKDDLPEGMSRRQAKLAARAAERAALEKDPRPYGGLAAEADLVALQEFVPSAVAKLDVKGIDRDVHVVTVLPGGGAALIREAQYGGGALVALQVQSRSHNPGRDLAYTLNWVRDAQPGQSLGSTIADGTEPPLSEFLDPATELDVVEHQDFDWWLPEGADVDLATRQAMQNANDAVIESHRVRADVPGSVWWANPGGGKAYIRWVRVDDNEDAILRSLARVAARGELNLGEGTKFAGVFRTHGIVAPVFDLDPEAPFDSYAAELERVNEALEKELTNDAQLTADEHRQLQNIKSRQVTIR, encoded by the coding sequence ATGGCCAAGAAGAACAAGAAGAAGGACGACCTGCCGGAGGGCATGAGCCGCCGCCAGGCCAAGCTCGCCGCCCGCGCCGCGGAACGTGCCGCCCTCGAGAAGGACCCCCGCCCCTACGGTGGTCTCGCCGCCGAGGCCGACCTCGTGGCGCTGCAGGAGTTCGTGCCCTCGGCCGTCGCCAAGCTGGACGTCAAGGGCATCGACCGTGACGTCCACGTCGTGACCGTCCTGCCCGGCGGCGGTGCCGCGCTCATCCGCGAGGCCCAGTACGGGGGCGGCGCCCTCGTGGCCCTGCAGGTGCAGTCCCGCAGTCACAATCCCGGCCGCGACCTGGCCTACACCCTGAACTGGGTGAGGGATGCCCAGCCGGGCCAGAGCCTCGGCTCCACCATCGCCGACGGCACCGAGCCGCCGCTGAGCGAGTTCCTCGACCCGGCCACTGAGCTCGACGTCGTCGAGCACCAGGACTTCGACTGGTGGCTGCCCGAGGGCGCCGACGTCGACCTGGCGACCCGCCAGGCGATGCAGAACGCCAACGACGCCGTCATCGAGTCCCACCGCGTGCGCGCCGACGTGCCCGGCTCCGTCTGGTGGGCCAACCCGGGCGGCGGCAAGGCCTACATCCGCTGGGTGCGCGTCGACGACAACGAGGACGCCATCCTGCGGTCCCTGGCGCGCGTCGCCGCCCGCGGCGAACTCAACCTCGGTGAGGGCACCAAATTCGCCGGGGTGTTCCGCACCCACGGCATCGTCGCCCCGGTCTTCGACCTCGATCCGGAGGCGCCGTTCGACTCCTACGCCGCCGAGCTCGAGCGCGTCAACGAGGCGCTGGAGAAGGAACTGACCAACGACGCCCAGCTGACCGCCGACGAGCACCGGCAGCTGCAGAACATCAAGTCCCGCCAGGTCACCATCCGCTAG
- a CDS encoding glycerophosphodiester phosphodiesterase family protein — translation MEIIAHRGYSGRYPELTRVAFEKALELPVHGIECDVRLTRDGKLVVVHDAEIGRVSDGRGKVAQLTLAQLREFNFGTESSPQSVLTLDELLELFADHPEHHLYIETKHPVPHGRIVEEQVLMRLRYAGLYDDPRIHVISFSQPAIVRLRALAPHLDRIRLRRRVERRLNPVDLHLGRPTGLGLSLERARANPGLIGRHGLPTYLWTVNEPEDLRWARDHGVDLVATDEPGTALEVLGR, via the coding sequence GTGGAGATCATCGCCCACCGCGGCTACTCCGGCCGCTACCCCGAGTTGACGCGGGTGGCGTTCGAGAAGGCGCTCGAGCTGCCCGTCCACGGGATCGAGTGCGACGTGCGGCTGACCCGCGACGGGAAGCTCGTGGTCGTCCACGACGCGGAGATCGGCCGCGTCTCCGACGGGCGCGGGAAGGTCGCGCAGCTGACGCTGGCCCAACTGCGGGAGTTCAATTTCGGCACCGAGTCGTCGCCGCAGTCCGTGCTCACCCTCGACGAGCTGCTGGAACTGTTCGCCGACCACCCGGAGCACCACCTCTACATCGAGACCAAGCACCCGGTGCCCCACGGGCGCATCGTCGAGGAGCAGGTGCTCATGCGGCTGCGCTACGCCGGTCTTTACGACGACCCGCGGATCCACGTCATCTCCTTCTCCCAGCCCGCGATCGTCCGGCTGCGGGCGCTGGCCCCGCACCTCGACCGGATCCGGCTGCGCCGCCGCGTCGAGCGCCGGCTCAACCCCGTGGATCTCCATCTGGGACGACCCACCGGCCTCGGGCTGTCGTTGGAGCGGGCACGCGCCAACCCGGGCCTGATCGGACGCCACGGCCTGCCGACCTATCTGTGGACGGTCAATGAACCGGAGGACCTGCGCTGGGCCCGCGACCACGGCGTCGACCTGGTGGCCACCGACGAGCCCGGGACGGCACTCGAGGTGCTGGGGCGCTGA
- a CDS encoding pyruvate kinase — MDTRLQELITEVDDTIEALEQEADSQREAIDRVAGTHRHGARNLLHYAALRQRDMRPLQAGLASLGATRLTTTEPSVLARLQAARNVLSAYAGEDLKYEAVELNDAFARADDVLEDHATTLFGESSDETHSRIMVTLPTGAADDPDLVRDFVDAGMELARINCAHDDEDTWARMIANVRAAAEEQGRDVRVSMDLAGPKLRTGAIVPGPAVGRARVTRTKAGQVLTPSKLWLTPTGEEPSPVPENLPGRPALPLQVDAEWLADLAVDSVISLIDNRDSKRVFTVSRVDTGDQLAVLAEGRRNAYISNSTLLEHDWRRTRVSGVPPTEQKLLLHTGDRLILTDEQVPAELHPDTTPRISCTLPEAVAAVEVGQRVLFDDGAIAAEAVDKRTTDAGHTEIDLDITFAGPDGTKLAAHKGINLPETHLPLPSLTDEDLAALRFVARHADIVNVSFIRDADDVDFVLEKLEQIAAEVEDSDGAEAGERVRNLGVVLKIETIPAYENLAAVLLAGMRHANLGIMIARGDLAVELGFARMAEVPRLIAQMAEAGHIPTILATQVLENLAKSGLPSRAEITDAAYALRAECVMLNKGPHITDAINILHRMSTRLGRSQRKNRQLLRRIGSWDREE; from the coding sequence GTGGACACCAGGCTGCAGGAACTGATCACCGAGGTCGATGACACGATCGAGGCCCTCGAGCAGGAGGCCGATTCCCAGCGGGAGGCCATCGACCGGGTCGCCGGGACGCACCGCCACGGGGCCCGGAACCTCCTCCACTACGCCGCTCTGCGCCAGCGGGACATGCGTCCCCTGCAGGCCGGGCTGGCCTCCCTGGGCGCGACCCGTCTGACGACGACGGAACCGTCGGTGCTGGCGCGTCTGCAGGCGGCGCGCAACGTGCTGTCCGCCTATGCGGGGGAGGATCTGAAGTACGAGGCCGTCGAGCTCAACGACGCGTTCGCCCGCGCCGACGACGTCCTGGAGGACCACGCCACCACGCTGTTCGGGGAGTCCTCCGACGAGACGCACTCCCGGATCATGGTGACGCTGCCGACCGGGGCCGCCGACGACCCGGACCTGGTGCGCGACTTCGTCGACGCCGGCATGGAGCTGGCCCGTATCAACTGCGCCCACGACGACGAGGACACCTGGGCGCGGATGATCGCCAACGTCCGCGCCGCGGCCGAGGAGCAGGGCCGTGACGTGCGGGTGTCCATGGATCTGGCGGGCCCGAAGCTGCGCACCGGCGCGATCGTGCCGGGCCCGGCCGTGGGGCGTGCCCGGGTCACCCGCACCAAGGCGGGCCAGGTGCTCACGCCCTCCAAGTTGTGGCTGACGCCCACCGGGGAGGAGCCGTCCCCGGTGCCCGAGAATCTGCCGGGCCGGCCCGCCCTGCCGCTGCAGGTCGATGCCGAGTGGCTGGCCGACCTGGCGGTCGACAGCGTGATCTCCCTGATCGACAACCGCGACTCCAAGCGCGTCTTCACCGTCAGCCGTGTCGACACCGGTGACCAGCTGGCCGTGCTGGCGGAGGGGCGCCGCAACGCCTACATCTCCAACTCGACCCTGCTCGAGCACGACTGGCGCAGGACCCGGGTGTCGGGTGTCCCACCCACGGAGCAGAAGCTGCTGCTGCACACCGGCGACCGTCTCATCCTCACCGACGAGCAGGTTCCGGCCGAGCTGCACCCGGACACCACCCCGCGCATCAGCTGCACCCTGCCGGAGGCCGTCGCCGCGGTCGAGGTCGGCCAGCGGGTGCTCTTCGACGACGGCGCGATCGCCGCCGAGGCCGTCGACAAGCGCACCACCGACGCCGGACACACCGAGATCGACCTCGACATCACCTTCGCCGGGCCGGACGGCACCAAGCTGGCCGCCCACAAGGGCATCAACCTGCCGGAGACACACCTGCCGTTGCCGAGCCTGACGGACGAGGACCTCGCCGCGCTGCGCTTCGTGGCCCGGCACGCCGACATCGTCAACGTCTCCTTCATCCGCGACGCCGACGACGTCGACTTCGTGCTGGAGAAGCTGGAGCAGATCGCCGCCGAGGTGGAGGATTCCGACGGCGCCGAGGCCGGTGAGCGGGTGCGCAACCTGGGCGTGGTGCTCAAGATCGAGACCATCCCCGCCTACGAGAACCTGGCCGCCGTCCTGCTGGCGGGCATGCGGCACGCCAACCTGGGCATCATGATCGCCCGCGGGGATCTGGCCGTCGAGCTGGGTTTCGCGCGCATGGCGGAGGTCCCGCGCCTGATCGCCCAGATGGCCGAGGCCGGCCACATCCCCACGATCCTGGCCACCCAGGTGCTCGAGAACCTGGCGAAGTCCGGTCTGCCCTCGCGCGCCGAGATCACCGACGCCGCCTACGCCCTGCGCGCCGAGTGCGTCATGCTCAACAAGGGCCCGCACATCACCGACGCGATCAACATCCTCCATCGGATGTCCACCCGGCTCGGCCGCTCCCAGCGCAAGAACCGGCAGTTGCTGCGGCGCATCGGCAGCTGGGACCGGGAGGAGTAG
- a CDS encoding L-lactate dehydrogenase, whose protein sequence is MKETVGNKVVLVGAGDVGVAYAYALVNQGTVDHLAVIDLDERKLRGNVMDLNHGVVWAESRTRVTEGTYGDCADAAIVVLCAGAAQRSGETRLQLVDRNVRIMESIVGDVMASGFDGIFLVAANPVDILTYAVWRYSGLPAERVIGSGTVLDSARFRYLLGELHEVAPTSIHAYIIGEHGDTGLPVLSSATIAGVPLRAQLAKDPTLEGRLEKIFEEARDAAYRIIDAKGSTSYGIGMGLARITRAIVQNQDVALPVSARLEGQYGQRDIYIGTPAIINRRGVRRIVELELTPREQERFTRSADTLSSIRERFFPGSPDAGEVP, encoded by the coding sequence ATGAAGGAAACGGTCGGAAACAAGGTTGTGCTCGTCGGGGCGGGGGACGTCGGCGTCGCCTACGCCTATGCGCTGGTCAACCAGGGCACGGTCGATCATCTCGCGGTCATCGACCTCGACGAGCGGAAGCTGCGCGGCAACGTCATGGATCTCAACCACGGGGTGGTGTGGGCGGAGTCCCGCACGCGCGTGACCGAGGGGACCTACGGGGACTGCGCCGACGCCGCGATCGTCGTCCTGTGCGCCGGGGCGGCCCAACGGTCCGGCGAGACCCGGCTGCAGCTGGTGGACCGGAACGTGCGGATCATGGAGAGCATCGTCGGTGACGTGATGGCCAGCGGCTTCGACGGCATCTTCCTGGTGGCCGCCAACCCGGTGGACATCCTCACCTATGCCGTGTGGCGGTACTCGGGTCTGCCGGCGGAGCGGGTCATCGGCTCCGGCACGGTGCTCGACTCCGCCCGTTTCCGTTATCTGCTCGGCGAACTCCACGAGGTCGCACCGACCTCGATCCACGCCTACATCATCGGCGAGCACGGGGACACGGGTCTGCCGGTGCTGTCCTCGGCGACGATCGCCGGGGTGCCCCTGCGGGCGCAGCTGGCGAAGGATCCCACCCTCGAGGGGCGCCTGGAGAAGATCTTCGAGGAGGCCCGCGACGCCGCCTACCGCATCATCGACGCCAAGGGGTCGACCTCCTACGGCATCGGCATGGGGCTGGCGCGCATCACCCGCGCCATCGTCCAGAACCAGGATGTGGCGCTGCCGGTGTCCGCCCGCCTGGAGGGCCAGTACGGGCAGCGGGACATCTACATCGGAACCCCGGCGATCATCAACCGCCGCGGCGTCCGACGCATCGTCGAGCTGGAGCTGACCCCGCGCGAGCAGGAACGTTTCACCCGTTCCGCGGACACCCTGAGTTCCATCCGGGAACGGTTCTTCCCCGGATCGCCCGATGCGGGGGAGGTGCCGTGA
- a CDS encoding alpha/beta-hydrolase family protein, giving the protein MPKSRRALARRVLLKTVSGLLTGAVFALEVVTDLTPGVRMTTRRRLPNNMGAGILGAEVATWWAISPSLLPRPWWITAANVAICQGVGHVTAAGAAWGLGKLTAAAGRRPPTHLTTPSLSTTHVTLAAVTAVAAVLSLRRQGQQADLIGARNRRGPRHALVGTAVGTVGYGALLLLGEAAQQGVDRMSRRLGYFLPPWLSWPLAAATVGALAGVASDRVLLRRFLARAARQAELVNRAVFPGTSMPWEPERSGSPWSLEAWTAVGSQGRALLSGGPRARNIAEVTGLDFAREPIRIFIGRVPGRTLRQAVDLTLAEMDRTGAFHRDTLVIQTSAGTGWIADWSMEAVEFLTGGNCATMALQYSYLPSAFSYFDDRELPATAARMLITAVLERLERLPEDNRPKIYVAGESLGAYGTAAAFEDLDDLLNRVDGAVLSGAPRFTRLIADLTRRREDGSPERLPIVDGGRHVRFVAHPAHLRRDFTGRPYRRAWDHPRVIIAQHASDPVVWFHSRLFWRRPDWLTEPGSRGIPAPPGQHLDVFPGMRWVPFITAWQVGLDQLTSTTSPSGHGHNYHAEMLYYWAAVLGEGVRVELTTDVVARAERWIRTHSVRR; this is encoded by the coding sequence ATGCCGAAGTCTCGCCGGGCCCTGGCGCGCAGGGTACTGCTGAAGACGGTCTCCGGCCTGCTCACCGGGGCGGTCTTCGCCCTCGAGGTGGTCACGGATCTGACCCCCGGGGTGCGGATGACCACCCGCCGTCGCCTGCCGAACAACATGGGCGCCGGCATTCTCGGGGCCGAGGTGGCGACCTGGTGGGCGATCTCGCCCTCCCTGCTGCCCCGGCCCTGGTGGATCACCGCCGCGAACGTCGCCATCTGCCAGGGTGTCGGCCACGTCACCGCCGCCGGGGCCGCCTGGGGCCTGGGGAAGCTCACCGCGGCCGCGGGCCGGCGCCCGCCCACCCATCTGACGACACCGTCGTTGAGCACCACCCACGTCACGCTCGCCGCGGTCACCGCGGTGGCGGCCGTGCTGAGTCTGCGCCGCCAGGGCCAGCAGGCCGACCTCATCGGCGCGCGCAACCGGCGGGGTCCCCGGCACGCGCTGGTCGGCACGGCCGTCGGCACCGTCGGCTACGGCGCGCTGCTGCTGCTCGGCGAGGCCGCCCAGCAGGGCGTGGACCGGATGAGCCGTCGGCTGGGGTACTTCCTGCCGCCGTGGCTGAGCTGGCCCCTCGCCGCTGCGACAGTGGGGGCGCTCGCCGGGGTCGCCAGCGACCGGGTGCTGCTGCGCCGCTTCCTCGCCCGCGCGGCCCGGCAGGCGGAGCTGGTCAACCGGGCGGTCTTCCCCGGCACGAGCATGCCCTGGGAGCCGGAGCGCTCGGGCAGCCCGTGGTCGCTCGAGGCGTGGACGGCCGTCGGCTCGCAGGGCCGGGCGCTGCTCTCCGGCGGGCCGCGGGCGCGCAATATCGCCGAGGTGACGGGACTGGACTTCGCGCGCGAGCCCATCCGTATCTTCATCGGCCGGGTGCCCGGGCGCACGCTGCGCCAGGCGGTGGACCTGACGCTGGCGGAGATGGACCGCACCGGCGCCTTCCACCGCGACACCCTGGTCATCCAGACCTCCGCCGGCACAGGCTGGATCGCCGACTGGTCGATGGAGGCGGTGGAGTTCCTCACCGGCGGCAACTGCGCAACCATGGCGCTGCAGTACTCCTACCTGCCGAGTGCCTTCTCCTACTTCGACGACCGCGAACTGCCCGCCACCGCCGCACGGATGCTCATCACCGCCGTCCTCGAGCGACTGGAGCGCCTGCCGGAGGACAACCGCCCGAAGATCTACGTGGCGGGCGAATCCCTCGGTGCCTACGGAACGGCGGCCGCCTTCGAGGACCTGGATGACCTGCTCAACCGCGTCGATGGCGCGGTGCTCAGCGGCGCCCCCCGGTTCACCCGCCTGATCGCGGATCTGACGCGGCGCCGCGAGGACGGCTCCCCGGAACGGCTGCCGATCGTCGACGGCGGCCGCCACGTCCGCTTCGTCGCCCACCCCGCCCATCTGCGCCGGGACTTCACCGGACGGCCCTACCGGCGGGCCTGGGACCACCCCCGGGTGATCATCGCCCAGCACGCCTCCGACCCGGTCGTGTGGTTCCACTCCCGGTTGTTCTGGCGCCGCCCCGACTGGCTGACCGAGCCCGGCTCGCGCGGCATCCCCGCCCCGCCCGGTCAGCACCTCGACGTCTTCCCCGGGATGCGCTGGGTGCCGTTCATCACCGCCTGGCAGGTGGGCCTGGACCAGCTGACCTCGACGACCTCACCGAGCGGGCACGGGCACAACTACCACGCCGAGATGCTGTACTACTGGGCCGCCGTCCTCGGTGAGGGCGTGCGGGTGGAGCTGACCACCGATGTCGTCGCCCGCGCCGAGCGGTGGATCCGCACGCACTCGGTGCGGCGGTAA
- a CDS encoding TetR/AcrR family transcriptional regulator, with translation MKTASQLFYAKGMTATGIDTITAKAGVAKMSLYNNFSSKEDLMLAYINARHQEWLELYRSCADNNAPPADGVLAVFDAYIDHAEVSSPDGFRGCGLLNAAAELPAGAAGREAVRRHKAEVQSILASHLGEITSRERAQETAEHLALLLEGAVSLAGLDSHLGRLEQARDIARRIIEAL, from the coding sequence ATGAAGACTGCGTCGCAGTTGTTCTATGCCAAGGGCATGACAGCGACCGGGATCGACACCATCACCGCGAAAGCGGGTGTGGCGAAGATGAGCCTGTACAATAACTTCTCCTCGAAGGAGGACCTGATGCTGGCTTATATCAACGCCCGACATCAGGAGTGGCTGGAGCTCTACCGCTCCTGTGCGGACAACAACGCCCCTCCGGCCGACGGGGTCCTGGCGGTGTTCGACGCCTACATCGATCATGCGGAGGTCTCCTCGCCGGACGGTTTCCGCGGGTGCGGGCTGCTCAATGCCGCGGCCGAGCTCCCTGCCGGGGCCGCGGGCCGCGAGGCGGTCCGCCGACACAAGGCGGAAGTTCAGTCAATTCTGGCCAGCCACCTCGGTGAGATCACCTCGCGTGAGAGAGCGCAGGAGACCGCCGAACACCTGGCGCTCCTGTTGGAAGGAGCGGTGAGTCTGGCCGGCCTGGACAGTCATCTCGGCCGACTGGAGCAGGCCAGGGACATCGCTCGCCGCATCATCGAGGCCCTGTGA
- a CDS encoding DMT family transporter, whose amino-acid sequence MRDRLLGIGAITITSLLWGTTGTAATFAPEAGPLAIGAASLGIGGLLQAVIAVLALRAARTSLRSHRRLIMLGALAMAIYPLAFYSSMHHAGVAIGSVVSLASAPLASGILERIIDRRRLSAWWMIAAGLGILGSVLLCLSKMNGPAAATVPTAVGIALGLIAGITYATYSWVVHRLMTQGISRSASMGAVFGCGGLLLMPVLLLTGAPLIASTEALLVAGYMALLPMFLGYVLFGFGLTRVSPSTATTVTLTEPAVATILAVVIVGEQLGLLGWVGLGIIAAVLLILALAPTNSTGPAGAAPPPHGSEQPTTSALTPQHR is encoded by the coding sequence ATGCGGGACCGGCTCCTGGGCATCGGGGCCATCACCATCACCTCGCTGCTGTGGGGGACGACGGGAACGGCCGCGACCTTCGCCCCCGAGGCCGGCCCCCTGGCCATCGGGGCGGCCAGCCTCGGTATCGGGGGCCTGCTCCAGGCGGTGATAGCCGTGCTCGCGCTGCGCGCCGCCCGTACTTCCCTGCGCTCCCACCGACGGTTGATCATGCTCGGCGCGCTGGCGATGGCGATCTACCCGCTGGCGTTCTACAGCTCGATGCACCACGCCGGTGTCGCAATCGGCTCCGTGGTCTCCCTGGCCTCTGCCCCACTGGCCTCCGGCATACTGGAGCGCATCATCGACCGACGCCGCTTGAGCGCGTGGTGGATGATCGCCGCGGGCCTGGGGATTCTCGGCAGCGTGTTGCTGTGCCTGTCGAAGATGAATGGTCCAGCGGCTGCCACCGTCCCCACCGCCGTGGGCATCGCCCTGGGACTCATCGCCGGGATCACCTACGCAACCTACTCCTGGGTGGTCCACCGGCTGATGACCCAGGGGATCAGCCGATCCGCGTCCATGGGTGCCGTCTTCGGCTGCGGCGGTCTGCTGCTCATGCCGGTTCTCCTGCTCACCGGCGCCCCACTGATCGCCTCGACCGAGGCGCTCCTGGTCGCCGGCTACATGGCCCTGCTGCCCATGTTCTTGGGCTACGTCCTGTTCGGTTTCGGGCTCACCCGCGTGTCCCCCAGCACCGCGACCACTGTCACCCTCACGGAACCGGCCGTCGCGACCATCCTCGCCGTGGTCATCGTCGGGGAGCAACTGGGTCTGCTCGGCTGGGTCGGCCTCGGAATCATCGCCGCCGTACTCCTCATCCTCGCGCTCGCCCCGACCAACTCCACCGGTCCCGCCGGCGCCGCCCCACCACCCCACGGGTCAGAGCAGCCCACCACCTCCGCGCTCACACCACAGCACCGATAA
- a CDS encoding alkaline phosphatase D family protein, which translates to MTQDGKRGLSRRGLLRGILALGATATIPSSINRVHASNHQVLADAEPVGLHEPAPGEHGVFMHGVASGDPLPTSVILWTRVTPDPAAVLGSGLGPAVRVGWEVATTENFATTVRSGTVTATAAEDHTVHVDPFGLEPGTVYFFRFTVLDGGHAGHVSRTGRTRTAPADDAEPDALRLAVCSCANYESGYFGAYSDIARRAVAGEIDVVVHMGDYLYEYASGEYPGKHGIIRPHVPTWGIRTLADYRSRYGHYRRDAELQAAHAAAPWVVTWDDHEIANDAWSGGAENHGDLDGDWSTRRDAAMQAYLEWLPVRGTSPSRGGRIYRTLRFGRLAELHMLDLRSYRSAPGVLHAARRTSTERTIMGSEQFSWLSARLATASARWNLIGTSVMMAPLNLLALEEMVLDPVIELLGLDLAGTPVNADQWDGYAVDRARLLSQLLDQHPHGRTVFLTGDIHSEWASHIEHAGRIVAAELVCTSVSASNIDDMLRLSEDNPVSRGAETHMLRHNPHISHVELDAHGYSVLDVRHDGVEMSWHRVADITVAGAPMHAGPTLRYDGARLRETRSDESARTNRGSLNAAPGSR; encoded by the coding sequence GTGACACAGGACGGCAAGCGCGGGCTCAGCCGCCGGGGCCTGCTGCGCGGCATACTCGCGCTGGGGGCCACGGCCACCATCCCCAGCTCGATCAATCGCGTGCACGCCTCGAACCACCAGGTGCTCGCCGACGCCGAGCCGGTCGGACTGCACGAACCCGCCCCCGGCGAGCACGGGGTGTTCATGCACGGTGTGGCCTCGGGTGATCCGCTGCCGACCTCGGTGATCCTGTGGACGCGCGTGACCCCCGATCCCGCGGCGGTGCTCGGATCCGGTCTCGGCCCGGCCGTACGCGTCGGCTGGGAGGTCGCCACCACCGAGAACTTTGCGACGACCGTCCGCTCCGGCACGGTCACCGCCACCGCCGCAGAAGACCACACCGTCCACGTCGACCCCTTCGGCCTCGAACCGGGCACTGTCTACTTCTTCCGCTTCACCGTCCTCGATGGCGGGCACGCCGGCCACGTCTCGCGCACCGGCCGCACCCGCACCGCCCCGGCCGACGACGCCGAGCCGGACGCCCTCCGGCTGGCCGTGTGCTCGTGCGCGAACTACGAGTCCGGCTACTTCGGCGCCTACTCCGATATCGCGCGCCGGGCGGTGGCCGGGGAGATCGACGTCGTCGTCCACATGGGCGATTACCTGTACGAGTACGCCTCCGGCGAGTACCCCGGAAAGCACGGTATTATCCGCCCGCACGTGCCCACCTGGGGCATCCGGACGCTCGCGGACTACCGCTCCCGCTACGGCCACTACCGCCGCGACGCCGAGCTGCAGGCCGCCCATGCCGCCGCTCCCTGGGTGGTGACCTGGGACGACCACGAGATCGCCAACGACGCCTGGTCTGGCGGCGCCGAGAACCACGGCGACCTCGACGGTGACTGGAGTACCCGCCGCGACGCCGCGATGCAGGCCTACCTGGAGTGGCTGCCGGTGCGTGGAACCTCTCCCTCCCGCGGTGGCCGCATCTACCGCACCCTGCGCTTCGGTCGGCTGGCCGAACTGCACATGCTGGACCTGCGCAGCTACCGCAGCGCCCCGGGCGTGCTGCACGCGGCCCGGCGCACCAGTACGGAGCGCACGATCATGGGTTCGGAGCAGTTCTCCTGGCTGTCCGCCCGGCTGGCCACGGCGTCGGCCCGCTGGAACCTCATCGGCACCTCGGTGATGATGGCCCCGCTCAACCTGCTCGCCCTGGAGGAGATGGTGCTGGATCCGGTTATCGAGCTGCTGGGACTGGACCTCGCCGGCACCCCGGTCAACGCCGACCAGTGGGACGGCTACGCCGTCGACCGCGCCCGCCTCCTGTCCCAGTTGCTCGACCAGCACCCGCACGGGCGCACGGTGTTTCTCACCGGCGACATCCACTCGGAGTGGGCCAGCCACATCGAGCACGCCGGACGGATCGTCGCCGCGGAACTGGTGTGCACCTCGGTGTCGGCGTCGAATATCGACGACATGCTCCGCCTCAGTGAGGACAACCCGGTCTCACGGGGCGCGGAGACGCACATGCTGCGGCACAACCCCCATATCTCCCACGTGGAGCTCGATGCCCACGGCTACAGTGTGCTCGACGTCCGCCACGACGGTGTCGAGATGTCCTGGCACCGGGTCGCCGATATCACGGTCGCGGGCGCCCCGATGCACGCCGGGCCGACGCTGCGTTACGACGGCGCGCGGCTGCGGGAGACGAGGTCTGATGAGTCGGCGCGGACGAACCGTGGATCTTTGAATGCGGCTCCTGGATCCCGATGA
- a CDS encoding HAD family hydrolase → MSRPLAPHHAHAVLFDLDGTLVDHAAAARAGVDQWCVELGLPAGQWNRWRKIERRWFTRFERRQISHLGQRVERAREFLGRPDLSEEEALRLYERYLAVYRANWRAYDDARPALESALVSGATVGVLTNGALSMQTAKLERTGLLLDGVVVLAATDLAAAKPQPEAYATALARLGAEAAGSVLIGDDWINDVVGARRAGMRGMYLVREGLRRDRRAPVDEPVIASLAELEWAR, encoded by the coding sequence ATGTCACGTCCGCTGGCTCCGCACCACGCGCACGCCGTCCTGTTCGACCTGGACGGCACGCTCGTCGACCACGCGGCCGCCGCCCGCGCGGGGGTCGACCAGTGGTGCGTCGAACTCGGTCTGCCGGCCGGCCAGTGGAACCGGTGGCGGAAGATCGAGCGCCGGTGGTTCACCCGCTTCGAGCGCCGGCAGATATCCCACCTCGGCCAGCGCGTGGAACGGGCCCGGGAGTTCCTCGGCCGGCCCGATCTCAGCGAGGAGGAGGCGCTGCGGCTGTATGAGCGTTACCTGGCGGTCTACCGCGCCAACTGGCGCGCTTACGACGATGCCCGGCCAGCGCTGGAGTCCGCATTGGTCAGCGGCGCGACGGTCGGGGTGCTGACCAACGGCGCGCTGTCGATGCAGACCGCCAAGCTCGAGCGCACGGGCCTGCTTCTCGACGGCGTCGTGGTCCTGGCCGCCACCGACCTCGCGGCGGCGAAACCCCAGCCCGAGGCCTACGCCACGGCGCTGGCACGGCTGGGGGCCGAGGCGGCCGGCTCCGTGCTGATCGGCGACGACTGGATCAATGACGTCGTCGGGGCCCGCCGGGCCGGCATGCGGGGCATGTACCTGGTGCGCGAGGGCCTGCGCCGGGACCGGCGCGCCCCGGTCGATGAGCCGGTGATCGCCTCACTGGCCGAGCTGGAGTGGGCGCGCTGA